Proteins co-encoded in one Medicago truncatula cultivar Jemalong A17 chromosome 8, MtrunA17r5.0-ANR, whole genome shotgun sequence genomic window:
- the LOC120577498 gene encoding pre-mRNA-splicing factor ATP-dependent RNA helicase DEAH10, with protein MINNISQQQHQLKLDSHPNSTTTCHKRQKIIEQRKSLPIASVEKRLIEEVHKNDILIVVGETGSGKTTQIPQFLFHAGFCHDGKVVGITQPRRVAAITVAKRVAEECGCELGQKVGYSVRFDDSTSNSTRIKYMTDGLLLREALLDPYLSKYSVIIVDEAHERTVHTDVLMGLLKNVQLARSNSIKDGRNLNNENKNTNGFMLLDKDNGQNGSSLRKDHHKKSSPLKLIIMSASLDARTFSEYFGGAKAVHIQGRQFPVDVFYTRHPETDYVDAALITIFQVIGLISACKNLITWFNLFYCKTP; from the exons ATGATCAACAACATATCtcagcaacaacatcaattgaaacttgattCACATCCCAATTccacaacaacatgtcataa AAGACAGAAGATTATAGAGCAGAGAAAGTCACTTCCTATTGCTTCGg TTGAGAAGAGATTAATTGAAGAGGTTCACaagaatgatattttgattgttgttggtgaaactGGAAGTGGAAAAACTACAC AGATTCcacaatttttatttcatgCTGGATTTTGCCACGACGGGAAAGTTGTTGGGATAACTCAGCCGAGACGTGTTGCTGCTATCACTGTGGCCAAGCGTGTTGCTGAAGAATGTGGTTGTGAGTTGGGCCAAAAGGTTGGGTACTCTGTTAGATTTGATGATTCTACTTCCAACTCAACAAGGATCAAATATATGACAGATGGGTTGCTTCTGAG GGAGGCATTGTTGGATCCTTATCTTTCTAAGTATTCTGTTATAATTGTCGATGAAGCACACGAGAGAACTGTCCACACTGATGTCTTGATGGGCTTGCTAAAAAATGTGCAACTTGCTCGGTCAAATTCTATCAAAGATGGTCGGAACCTTAATAATGAGAACAAGAATACAAATGGTTTCATGTTGTTGGATAAAGATAATGGCCAGAATGGAAGTTCTCTTAGAAAAGACCACCACAAAAAGAGTTCTCCATTGAAGTTAATCATCATGTCTGCAAGTCTTGATGCTCGCACCTTCTCTGAGTACTTTGGTGGTGCCAAAGCTGTTCACATCCAAGGGAGACAGTTTCCTGTGGATGTATTTTATACTCGTCATCCAGAAACAGATTATGTAGATGCTGCCTTGATAACGATTTTCCAGGTCATTGGTTTAATCAGTGCATGTAAGAATTTAATAACGtggtttaacttattttattgtaaGACACCTTAG